From the Mycobacterium sp. DL592 genome, the window GAGACGGTGGTGGTGGTGGTGCTGGCAGCCGCCACCGGATCAATCGTGGTGGTGGCAGTATTGGCTGTCGACGACCGGCCGGTGGACGTGGCCGCGGCCGGAGAACTGCTGGAAGACTTGGGTTTCGAGGTTGTGGTGCCCGTGTGCGGACGGGCTGAGCCGGTGGACTTGGAGGTCGACGCTGACGCTGCGCTGTCGGTTGAGCCGGCGGCGTCGTTCGACGGGGCCGCGTTAGCGACCCCGGTGGCCCCGGCTAGGGACGCGCAGACACCGACGGTGAGCGCGCCGGCACCAAGCCAGGTGGACAGCTCGCCGTGCGGGCGGGAAGCGCGGTGGCGCGCACGAGAACGCTCCTCACGTGCCGCACGATGTTTTGCTGTCACTGTTCGTTTCCCGGTCCCCTGTTACCCCGGTCACAGATCGTAGCAAAGCAAGCTGGCGGCTCCAGCAAATGCCTGGTCAGGCCGTCGGATGCCGAGTGTCGTTGTGCCGATACATACCTTCGGTCGGTTATCCCGGGCCGGGCAAGCTCGGTGTTCGTCCCTGGAGTCGCGCCCTGTGCCCATCCCGGTAATTCCCGTCCGCTGTCTGCACCGGCTACTTCCGGTGCCGCCCGCCGCCGCCGGTGGAGCCCGAGGAGGAGTCGGACGCCTTCGCTTGCCGGGCCGTCCCACCGCTGGTCTTCGCCGCGTGCTTGGGACCCGTGGCCTCGGAGGAATCGGCCGACGTGGTCGTCGCTGCGGCGCTCGTTGCGTTATTGCCTCCGGTCGCGGCCGACGGCCGGCCGACGGCGAATCCGTTGATGTTGAAGCCAGGGCCACCCGCGGCGACCGTGGCACCGTTCTGCCCGACCGATCCCGCCAGCGCTGCAGCGCCCGGGCCGGCGCTGACGGTGTTGCCATTGCCCTGGGCATTGAAGGCGCCGAGCAATATCGACGGCGTGGCCGAATTTCCGGCAGCCACCGTGGTGTTATTGCCGTTGATGTTGACGGCGCCGGTGAGGATTCCCGCCGAGGAGACGTTGTTGTTACCGGTATCGCCCGAGATATTGAGTGCGGCGGAGGCGATTCCACCGGCTGCGGTGGTCTGCTGGCCGTTGTTGTTGGGCAGGAAGCCGATCGCGATGTTCAGGCCGCCGACCGTCGACGTGGTGCCCGGCCCCAGTTGCAGGGAGAAGTTCAACAACCCGGCCGCGCCGGTGGTCTGGCCGCCGGATCCCAGCGGATTGACACCGGCGGAGTAATTGAGGAAACCGAGGGTCGACGACGTGCCCTGGCCCAGCTGGTAGGAGAAGTTGAGGACGCCGATGGCGCCGGCCTCCGCGTTTCCGTTGCCGGTGTTCTGGCTGATGACAAGGTTCAGGGCGCCCCAGTTGGAGGCAGTGCCCGCCCCGATTTGCAGTGCGGTGGAGAAGAAGGAGGTGATGGCCCCGGCCGAGGCGCTGTCACCGAGGGCCGCCGCCCAGGTGAACGCACTCAAGACCGTGGTGGCGCTGGCGCCGTCACCGATCGCGATCGCCCCGTTCAGAAGGCCGCCCGCGCTCGCCGTCGCGCCGTTGCCGATCCCGATGGCGAAGGTCGTCAGGTTGCTCGTGCAGCCGTTGCCGTTGCCGATCCCGAATGCCGAGAAGCAGTTGGCGTTGGCGGCTGGGGCTGCACTGAGTGTCCCGGCGCCGAGCGCACCGGAGACCAGTGCCCCGAGCAACACGCCGCCTTTGACTCGAGCCTGATGCATCGGCGTACCTCAATGTTCGTCGGTGTCTTTGCCGGTAAGGACCGTACCTCTCCCCGGCGTGAGGCAGAAAGAGTTTCGGCCAACTCTTTGCCACATTCATAGCTGGCGCACACATGATGCCGGTGAGCTGCGGCAGCTCAGCGTGGTGGCCGGTTGCGGCATCCCGGCGACACGCAAGGCCGTGTCCTCGATGCTCTGGTGCACGATCGATAGCCGGGTATGGGTGCCGGGCGATCTGAAGCCGTTCGAACGCTGAGTGCCCCCGGCAGGATTCGAACCTGCGGCCTTCTGCTCCGGAGGCAGACGCTCTATCCCCTGAGCTACGGGGGCGCATCGAGATGACATGCGCCGTTTGGGCCTGCATAGCCTAACTCATCTCGGCGCTGCCCCACCAAGGCCCGCCCCGAGAGCGCAGCGACCCGGGATGCAGGTGCAGGCTCTGACCACGTCAGACCATAGGATGGACCCCCGTGACCCCCGCCGACCTCGCCGAGCTGCTGAAGAACACCGCCGCCGCGGTGCTGGCCGCGCATGGCCTCGACACCGCCGCGCTTCCCGCGGTCGTGACCGTCGAGCGCCCGCGCAACCCCGAGCATGGCGATTACGCGACGAATCTGGCGCTGCAGGTCGCCAAGAAGGTCGGCGCAAACCCCCGGGAACTGGCCGGATGGCTGGCCGCTGCGCTCACCGAAGCCGACGGGATCGCCTCGGCCGAGGTCGCCGGGCCGGGCTTTGTGAACCTGCGCATCGAGGCCTCGGCCCAGGGCCTCATCGTCCGCAACGTCCTCGACGCCGGTGCCGGATACGGCCATTCCGGGCTGCTGCAGGGCCAGAGGATCAACCTCGAGTTCGTTTCGGCCAACCCCACCGGCCCCATCCACATCGGTGGCACCCGGTGGGCGGCCGTCGGCGATGCGCTCGGTCGCCTACTGTCCACCCAGGGCGGCGACGTGGTCCGGGAGTACTACTTCAACGATCACGGCGCGCAGATCGACCGGTTCACCAAGTCGCTGATCGCCGCCGCCAAAGGCGAACCGGCCCCTGCCGACGGCTATGCCGGCGCCTACATCAACGACATCGCAGACCAGATCCTGGCCAAGGCCCCCGACGCACTGAGCTTGACCGGCGGGGAGCAGCAGGAGACGTTCCGGTCCATCGGCGTGGACCTGATGTTCGACCACATCAAGAAGTCCCTGCACGAGTTCGGCACCGACTTCGACGTCTACACCCACGAAGACTCCATGCACACCAGCGGACGCGTGGACCAGGCGATCGCCAAGCTCCGGGAGAACGGCGCCATCTACGAAAAGGATGGCGCAACCTGGCTTCGCACAACGGAATTCGGTGACGACAAGGACCGCGTCGTCATCAAGAGCGACGGCCAGCCCGCCTATATCGCCGGCGACCTGGCCTACTACCTGGACAAGCGCCAGCGCGGCTTCGATCTGTGCATCTACATGCTGGGTGCCGACCACCACGGCTACATCGCGCGGTTGAAGGCGGCTGCCGCCGCGCTCGGTGACGACCCGGACACCGTCGAGGTGCTGATCGGCCAGATGGTGAACCTCGTCCGCGACGGGCAACCCGTGCGGATGAGCAAGCGGGCCGGCACGGTGATCACCCTCGACGACCTCGTCGAGGCCATCGGAGTCGACGCCGCGCGATACGCACTGATCCGCTCCTCGGTGGACAGCCCGATCGACATCGACCTGCAGCTGTGGTCCTCGGCGTCCAGCGAAAACCCGGTCTACTACGTGCAATACGCCCACGCCCGGCTCTCGGCACTGGCCCGCAACGCCGCCGAACTCGGCCTGGCGCCCGACACCGCACACCTGGATCTGCTCACCCATGACAAAGAGGGCACCCTGATCCGCAACCTGGGCGAGTTCACCCGGGTGCTCGAGTCCGCGGCCTCGCTGCGCGAACCGCACCGGGTGTGCCGTTACCTCGAGGACCTGGCGGGGGACTACCACCGGTTCTACGACTCCTGCCGGGTGCTTCCCCAGGGCGACGAAGAACCCACCGACTTGCATCGAGCCCGGCTGGCGTTGTGCGACGCCACCCGCCAGGTGATCGGCAACGGGCTGGGCATCCTGGGCGTGTCCGCACCGGAGCGGATGTGAACGCTCACCCGGCCGGCCCACGGCACGCCGAGGAGATCCACCACGGCGGCGCGCCGCAGCGACCCGTCAGCGCCGCCGACGCCATGGCGTTGGCCCCGAAAGTGTGGCCGCACAACCTGATTCGCAGACCCGATGGCGAGGTGGTGATCGCCGGCGTGGCGGTGAGCGATCTGGCCGCCGAGTACGGCACCCCACTGTTCGTCATCGACGAGGACGACTTCCGCAACCGTTGCCGGGAGATATCCGCGGCATTCGGTGGCGGTCACAACGTGCACTACGCGGCCAAGGCCTTCCTCTGCAGCGAGATCGCCCGCTGGGTCGCCGAGGAGGGCTTGTCCCTGGACGTCGCCAGCGGCGGCGAACTTGCGGTGGCCCTGCACGCAGGCTTCCCGGCCGAACGAATCGCGTTCCACGGCAACAACAAATCGGTCGACGAACTCACCGCCGCCGTCAAGGCTGGCGTCGGCCATATCGTGCTCGACTCGATGACCGAGATCGACCGCCTGGACCTCATCGCCGGTGACGCCGGGGTGGTGCAGGACGTGCTCATCCGCATCACCGTCGGTGTGGAAGCCCACACCCACGAGTTCATCGCCACCGCCCACGAGGACCAGAAGTTCGGCCTATCGCTGGCCAGTGGCGCCGCCATGACGGCGGTGCGCCGGGTGTTCGCCGCCGACCACCTGCGGCTGGTCGGCTTACACAGCCACATCGGCTCGCAGATCTTCGACGTCGCCGGATTCGAACTCGCCGCGCACCGCGTGATCGGCCTGCTGCGTGACGTGGTCGCCGAATTCGGCGTCGACAAGACCGCCCAGATCGCCACCGTCGACCTCGGTGGCGGCCTCGGCATTTCCTATCTGGCACAGGATGATCCGCCGCCGGTGCAGGACCTGGCGGCCAAACTCGGTGCGATCGTGCACAACGAGTCGGCGGCCGTCGGCCTGCCGTCACCGCGACTGGTCGTCGAGCCCGGACGTGCCATCGCCGGACCGGGCACCGTGACCCTCTATCAGGTGGGCACCGTCAAAGACGTGGCGATCAGTGCCGGCTCATCACGGCGCTACATCAGCGTCGACGGCGGCATGAGCGACAACATCCGCACGTCGCTCTACGGTGCCGAATACGACGTCCGGCTGGTCTCCCGGGGCAGCGATGCCCAGCCGGTGCTGGCCAGGATCGTAGGAAAGCATTGCGAGAGCGGCGATATCGTCGTTCGCGATGCCTGGGTGCCGGATGACGTACACCCAGGCGACCTGCTGGCGGTAGCCGCCACCGGCGCCTACTGCTATTCGATGTCGAGTCGGTACAACCTGATCGGCCGCCCCGCGGTGGTGGCCGTGCGCGACGGGCGGGCTCGCCTGATCCTGCGCCGGGAGACCGTCGAAGACTTGTTGAGTTTGGAAGTGAGGTAACCATGAGTACACCCGAAAAGGCCATCGGCATCGCGGTATTGGGGCTGGGTAACGTCGGCAGCGAGGTCGTGCGCATCATCGAGGAGAGCGCCGTCGACCTGGCTGCGCGCATCGGTGCCCCGCTGGAGTTGCGGGGTGTGGCAGTGCGACGCGTCGCCGATGACCGCGGCGTGCCCGTCGGCCTGCTCACCGACAACGTCGAGGAGTTGGTGTCCCGCGACGACGTCGACATCGTCGTCGAGCTGATGGGCCCGGTCGAGCCGGCCCGCAAGGCGATCCTGTCCGCTCTCGAGCAGGGCAAGTCCGTGGTGACCGCGAACAAGGCGCTGCTGGCGCAATCCACCGGCGAGCTCGCGCAGGCTGCCGAGCGCGCGCACGTGGACCTCTACTTCGAAGCCGCCGTGGCCGGCGCCATCCCGGTGATCCGGCCGCTGACGCAGTCACTGGCCGGTGACTCGGTGCTGCGGGTGGCCGGCATCGTCAACGGCACCACCAACTACATCCTCTCCGAGATGGCCTCGACGGGAGCCGATTACGCCTCCGCGCTGGCCGATGCCAGCGCGCTGGGCTACGCCGAGGCCGACCCCACCGCCGACGTCGAGGGATACGACGCCGCCGCCAAGGCCGCGATCCTGGCGTCGATCGCGTTCCACACCCGGGTCACCGCCGACGACGTATACCGCGAGGGCATCACCAAGGTGAGCCCCGCGGACTTCGAAGCCGCCAAGGCGCTCGGCTGCACCATCAAGCTGTTGTCGATCTGCGAGCGAATCACCACACCTGAAGGACAGCAACGGGTTTCGGCGCGCGTCTACCCGGCGCTGGTACCTCTGACTCATCCGCTGGCCACCGTCAACGGGGCGTTCAACGCGGTCGTGGTCGAGGCCGAAGCCGCCGGCCGGCTGATGTTCTACGGCCAGGGCGCCGGTGGTGCGCCGACCGCCTCGTCGGTGATGGGTGACGTCGTGATGGCGGCCCGTAACCGGGTACAGGGCGGCCGCGGACCGCGGGAATCCAAGTACGCCCAGCTGCCGATCGCCCCGATGGGCGTGATCTCGACCCGCTACTACGTGAGCATGACCGTCGCCGACCGGCCGGGCGTACTGGCCTCTGTCGCAGACGAATTCGGTAAGCGCGAAGTGAGTATCGCCGAGGTGCGCCAGGAAGGCCTCACCGACGAGGAGGGCCAGCCGTCCGGTGCGCGGATCGTGGTGGTCACCCACCGCGCCACTGATGCCGCGCTGTCGGAAACCGTCTCCGCGCTGGCCGATCTCGAAGCGGTGCAGAGCATCAACAGCGTGCTGCGATTGGAGGGAACCAGCGAATGAGCACGACGAAGGTCCACACCCCGTGGCCGGGCCTGATCGAGGCCTACCGTCACCGGCTGCCGGTGGCGGCGGACTGGACGCCGGTGACGCTGCTCGAAGGTGGCACCCCGCTGGTCCCCGCGCCGCGGTTGTCGGAAAAGACCGGCTGCACAGTTCATTTGAAGGTCGAAGGGCTCAACCCGACCGGCTCGTTCAAAGACCGCGGCATGACGATGGCGGTCACCGACGCCGTCGCCCGCGGGCAGAAGGCGGTGCTGTGCGCCTCGACGGGCAACACCTCGGCGTCGGCGGCGGCATACGCCGCACGCGCGGGCATCACCTGCGCAGTGCTCATTCCGCAGGGCAAGATCGCGATGGGCAAGCTGGCGCAGGCAGTCATGCACGGCGCCAAGATCATTCAGAT encodes:
- a CDS encoding homoserine dehydrogenase; protein product: MSTPEKAIGIAVLGLGNVGSEVVRIIEESAVDLAARIGAPLELRGVAVRRVADDRGVPVGLLTDNVEELVSRDDVDIVVELMGPVEPARKAILSALEQGKSVVTANKALLAQSTGELAQAAERAHVDLYFEAAVAGAIPVIRPLTQSLAGDSVLRVAGIVNGTTNYILSEMASTGADYASALADASALGYAEADPTADVEGYDAAAKAAILASIAFHTRVTADDVYREGITKVSPADFEAAKALGCTIKLLSICERITTPEGQQRVSARVYPALVPLTHPLATVNGAFNAVVVEAEAAGRLMFYGQGAGGAPTASSVMGDVVMAARNRVQGGRGPRESKYAQLPIAPMGVISTRYYVSMTVADRPGVLASVADEFGKREVSIAEVRQEGLTDEEGQPSGARIVVVTHRATDAALSETVSALADLEAVQSINSVLRLEGTSE
- the argS gene encoding arginine--tRNA ligase, translated to MTPADLAELLKNTAAAVLAAHGLDTAALPAVVTVERPRNPEHGDYATNLALQVAKKVGANPRELAGWLAAALTEADGIASAEVAGPGFVNLRIEASAQGLIVRNVLDAGAGYGHSGLLQGQRINLEFVSANPTGPIHIGGTRWAAVGDALGRLLSTQGGDVVREYYFNDHGAQIDRFTKSLIAAAKGEPAPADGYAGAYINDIADQILAKAPDALSLTGGEQQETFRSIGVDLMFDHIKKSLHEFGTDFDVYTHEDSMHTSGRVDQAIAKLRENGAIYEKDGATWLRTTEFGDDKDRVVIKSDGQPAYIAGDLAYYLDKRQRGFDLCIYMLGADHHGYIARLKAAAAALGDDPDTVEVLIGQMVNLVRDGQPVRMSKRAGTVITLDDLVEAIGVDAARYALIRSSVDSPIDIDLQLWSSASSENPVYYVQYAHARLSALARNAAELGLAPDTAHLDLLTHDKEGTLIRNLGEFTRVLESAASLREPHRVCRYLEDLAGDYHRFYDSCRVLPQGDEEPTDLHRARLALCDATRQVIGNGLGILGVSAPERM
- the lysA gene encoding diaminopimelate decarboxylase; this translates as MALAPKVWPHNLIRRPDGEVVIAGVAVSDLAAEYGTPLFVIDEDDFRNRCREISAAFGGGHNVHYAAKAFLCSEIARWVAEEGLSLDVASGGELAVALHAGFPAERIAFHGNNKSVDELTAAVKAGVGHIVLDSMTEIDRLDLIAGDAGVVQDVLIRITVGVEAHTHEFIATAHEDQKFGLSLASGAAMTAVRRVFAADHLRLVGLHSHIGSQIFDVAGFELAAHRVIGLLRDVVAEFGVDKTAQIATVDLGGGLGISYLAQDDPPPVQDLAAKLGAIVHNESAAVGLPSPRLVVEPGRAIAGPGTVTLYQVGTVKDVAISAGSSRRYISVDGGMSDNIRTSLYGAEYDVRLVSRGSDAQPVLARIVGKHCESGDIVVRDAWVPDDVHPGDLLAVAATGAYCYSMSSRYNLIGRPAVVAVRDGRARLILRRETVEDLLSLEVR